Proteins encoded together in one Anaerotignum faecicola window:
- a CDS encoding IclR family transcriptional regulator, protein MNPTEHRTTNRVLDILELLASSETGYSLTEVSKIIGAPKSSIFPMIHTLESRHYISLNPNTLKYTIGVSTFAIGSTYVNNQNLLSHISEEMSKLVEICNETCSLGILDGPNVLYIAKKDSPQSLRLVTYVGKQVSANCTALGKCLLCKMQFEEILELFPDKMPSCTKYSITDINIFYNQLKQVEAEGFAYENEEFSEQIQCIAVPIMKNGKPIVAVSVSIPSFRNDNKKIEIIKRELLNIKLKAELLLRNSDMSLKP, encoded by the coding sequence ATGAACCCGACTGAACACCGCACCACAAACAGAGTTCTTGACATACTTGAATTATTGGCGTCAAGTGAAACAGGATACAGTTTAACAGAAGTTTCAAAAATTATAGGGGCTCCGAAAAGCAGCATATTTCCTATGATACACACGCTTGAAAGCAGGCATTATATATCTCTTAATCCAAATACTCTCAAATATACAATCGGCGTCAGCACATTCGCAATCGGTTCTACATATGTAAATAACCAGAATCTTCTTTCTCACATTAGCGAAGAAATGTCAAAACTTGTTGAAATATGTAATGAAACTTGCAGCTTGGGAATACTTGACGGACCTAATGTGCTTTATATTGCAAAAAAAGACTCACCTCAGTCGCTTCGTCTTGTAACGTATGTCGGCAAGCAAGTTTCCGCCAACTGCACAGCCCTCGGCAAGTGCCTTCTTTGTAAAATGCAGTTTGAAGAAATACTTGAATTATTTCCCGATAAAATGCCTTCATGCACAAAATATTCGATTACGGATATCAACATATTTTACAATCAGCTTAAACAGGTTGAAGCAGAAGGTTTTGCATATGAAAACGAAGAATTTTCAGAACAGATACAATGCATAGCCGTCCCAATAATGAAAAACGGCAAACCAATAGTTGCCGTAAGCGTATCAATTCCGAGTTTTAGAAATGATAATAAAAAAATCGAAATTATAAAGCGAGAACTTCTTAACATTAAGCTTAAAGCAGAACTTCTGCTCAGAAATTCCGATATGAGTCTTAAACCGTAA
- a CDS encoding FAD:protein FMN transferase gives MRKLMILLISVLMFSGCTPKQAEPVSQTSFLLNTISTISVYNMPEEKANKIIEDTFALCSEYENKLSKTISSSEISKINSSNGEWVEVSDETAELINLSLKYSEISNGKFDITISPVTDLWDFNGNGSKKPAEHEIAEALKHVGYENIEISGNKIRLSDPKASIDLGGIAKGFIGDKAKEFMLENGVSKAIISLGGNILLIGPEDEDPLFSVGIQEPFSQTGVLFGKLYLKDTSVVTSGVYERFLYDNNTLYHHILDTNTGYSANTGLNSVTIISSSSADADALSTTCFLLGAEKGMELIENTDDTEAVFITDKNEPIYSSGINKTIKFETVNNQ, from the coding sequence ATGAGAAAACTAATGATTTTATTAATTTCAGTCCTTATGTTTTCCGGCTGCACCCCAAAACAGGCTGAACCTGTATCACAAACCAGCTTTCTTCTTAATACTATATCAACAATATCAGTTTACAACATGCCGGAAGAAAAAGCCAATAAGATAATAGAAGATACATTTGCCTTATGCAGTGAATATGAAAATAAGCTCAGCAAAACAATAAGCTCCAGTGAGATAAGCAAAATTAACAGCAGTAACGGGGAATGGGTGGAAGTAAGCGACGAAACCGCCGAACTTATAAATTTATCGCTTAAATACAGCGAAATATCAAACGGAAAGTTTGACATAACAATATCCCCTGTGACAGATTTATGGGATTTTAACGGAAACGGCTCGAAAAAACCGGCTGAACACGAAATAGCCGAAGCCCTTAAACATGTCGGATATGAAAATATTGAAATTAGCGGCAATAAAATACGGCTTTCCGATCCTAAAGCATCAATAGATCTCGGCGGAATTGCAAAAGGCTTTATCGGCGACAAAGCAAAAGAATTTATGCTTGAAAACGGAGTTTCAAAAGCAATTATATCTTTGGGAGGCAATATACTCCTAATAGGCCCTGAAGATGAAGACCCTCTTTTTTCCGTAGGTATACAAGAGCCGTTTTCACAAACAGGCGTCTTATTCGGCAAATTATATTTAAAAGATACATCGGTTGTTACGTCAGGCGTATATGAAAGGTTTTTATATGATAATAACACCCTGTATCATCATATACTTGATACAAACACAGGATATTCGGCAAATACAGGCTTAAATTCTGTAACAATCATATCATCGTCATCAGCAGACGCCGATGCCCTCAGCACGACGTGTTTTCTTCTCGGAGCCGAAAAAGGTATGGAATTAATCGAAAATACCGATGATACCGAAGCTGTATTTATAACCGATAAAAACGAACCGATATATTCATCCGGTATAAACAAAACAATTAAATTTGAGACAGTTAACAATCAATAA